A window from Corynebacterium urealyticum DSM 7109 encodes these proteins:
- a CDS encoding patatin family protein, whose protein sequence is MLDARNVALVLEGGGMRNSYTAACIDQLLAHEVKFGWVGGVSAGASHTVNFLSGDRLRARESFITLPAHPTAGGMSSFMRGNGYFNSDFIYEQAALPNASIPFDFETFFADDTPFSISALRADTGETVSWGRGDQHNDGDLMKQVRASSTIPALMPTTIIDGVPYVDGALGDTGGLVLPNAIEAGFDKFLILATKPRNYTRPAMGSPQLVRLFNRKYPAVAEAALTRHERYNAVREQMTELERQGKAMIFYPENMMVTSTERKVRALRRNYALGMQQTMRELPRWLEFLRD, encoded by the coding sequence ATGCTGGATGCAAGAAACGTTGCCCTCGTCCTGGAAGGCGGCGGCATGCGCAATAGCTACACCGCGGCCTGCATCGATCAGCTACTCGCCCATGAGGTGAAGTTCGGCTGGGTCGGCGGGGTGAGCGCAGGTGCCTCGCACACCGTGAACTTCCTCTCCGGCGACCGGCTGCGCGCCCGCGAGAGCTTCATCACCCTTCCTGCCCACCCCACGGCGGGCGGGATGTCGTCCTTCATGCGGGGCAACGGCTACTTCAATTCGGACTTCATCTACGAGCAGGCCGCGCTGCCGAACGCATCGATCCCCTTCGATTTCGAGACCTTCTTCGCGGACGACACCCCCTTTTCGATCAGCGCGTTGCGGGCCGACACGGGAGAAACGGTCTCCTGGGGTCGCGGTGACCAGCACAACGACGGCGACCTGATGAAACAGGTTCGGGCTAGCTCGACGATCCCCGCCCTGATGCCGACGACCATCATCGACGGGGTGCCCTACGTGGACGGTGCGCTGGGTGACACGGGTGGCCTCGTGCTGCCGAATGCGATCGAGGCCGGCTTCGATAAATTCCTCATCCTGGCGACGAAGCCGCGCAACTACACGCGCCCGGCGATGGGGTCTCCACAGCTCGTGCGCCTGTTCAACCGCAAGTACCCGGCGGTGGCGGAGGCTGCATTGACGAGACACGAGCGTTATAACGCGGTGCGGGAGCAAATGACCGAGCTGGAGCGCCAGGGTAAGGCCATGATCTTCTACCCGGAGAACATGATGGTCACCAGCACCGAGCGCAAGGTACGCGCGCTGCGGCGAAATTACGCGCTGGGGATGCAGCAGACGATGCGGGAGCTCCCCCGGTGGTTGGAGTTCCTGCGGGACTAG
- a CDS encoding cupin domain-containing protein, with protein MAETRDQGPKPFVVDIEKETLDNETFRTALWTGEQFQVTVMSIPVGGDVGHEVHTKEDQFLRLESGRGRVEMGPSKDEVTFTEEVSADWAVIVPKGTWHNIINIGDEPMKLYSIYAPPHHAHGTVHQTQADDVD; from the coding sequence ATGGCAGAGACACGCGATCAGGGACCGAAGCCGTTCGTCGTCGATATCGAGAAGGAAACCCTCGATAACGAGACCTTCCGCACCGCCCTGTGGACCGGAGAGCAGTTCCAGGTCACCGTGATGAGCATCCCGGTGGGCGGCGACGTCGGACACGAGGTTCACACCAAGGAGGACCAGTTCCTGCGCCTCGAGTCCGGCCGCGGCCGCGTCGAGATGGGCCCGTCCAAGGATGAGGTGACCTTCACCGAGGAGGTCTCCGCCGACTGGGCAGTCATCGTTCCGAAGGGGACCTGGCACAACATCATCAACATTGGTGATGAGCCGATGAAGCTCTACAGCATCTACGCACCGCCGCACCACGCGCACGGCACCGTCCACCAGACCCAGGCGGACGACGTCGACTAA
- a CDS encoding DUF418 domain-containing protein, with translation MQNRNVGIDVARAVALGGMMVAHLTYLDGVAVQVFYGFPAALFAFISGVSMGYMRARPAQLIVRGLCLIALHFALAPFTGQVFVVLGTIGLCMALLAWAPRWSSPVLLWLACVLTFGSAVLASTATVLIPAFWPYSPLTWGALMIAGMLFRRHMLSPKLLWLGLVVGLGLFAGDLALRWYTMLPEFFDVGGHTGGLGDIIGSIGASVGICSLCCLLQRWIGWLAPLGRMPLTIYCIHVLTADRLAPEWFGFWISLGGAILISYAWLAVCDRGPLETLLRRITAVFGKDKNEEVRS, from the coding sequence ATGCAGAACCGAAACGTTGGTATCGACGTCGCGCGCGCCGTTGCGCTCGGCGGCATGATGGTCGCCCACCTGACCTACCTGGATGGCGTGGCTGTCCAGGTGTTCTACGGCTTCCCGGCAGCACTCTTCGCTTTCATTTCCGGGGTGTCGATGGGTTACATGCGGGCGCGCCCCGCGCAACTCATCGTGCGTGGACTATGCCTGATTGCTCTGCACTTCGCGCTCGCCCCGTTCACCGGGCAGGTGTTCGTGGTGCTCGGAACCATCGGACTCTGCATGGCGTTGCTCGCCTGGGCGCCGCGCTGGAGCTCGCCCGTCCTCCTGTGGCTGGCCTGCGTGCTGACCTTTGGATCGGCGGTGCTGGCGTCCACCGCGACGGTGCTTATTCCCGCTTTCTGGCCCTACTCGCCGTTGACGTGGGGAGCGCTGATGATCGCCGGGATGCTCTTCCGGCGGCACATGCTCAGCCCGAAGCTGCTCTGGCTCGGCCTCGTTGTCGGCCTGGGGCTCTTCGCCGGGGACCTCGCGCTTCGCTGGTACACCATGCTGCCTGAGTTTTTCGACGTCGGCGGCCATACCGGTGGACTGGGCGACATCATCGGAAGCATCGGGGCGTCGGTGGGCATCTGCTCGTTGTGCTGCCTGCTGCAGCGCTGGATCGGCTGGCTCGCACCGCTGGGCCGTATGCCGCTCACGATCTACTGCATCCACGTGCTCACGGCGGATCGGCTGGCACCGGAGTGGTTCGGCTTCTGGATCAGCTTGGGCGGCGCCATCCTCATCTCTTATGCGTGGCTCGCGGTGTGTGACCGTGGGCCGCTGGAAACTCTGCTTCGCCGCATCACCGCGGTGTTTGGAAAGGATAAAAATGAAGAAGTTCGCAGCTAG
- a CDS encoding sensor histidine kinase, with translation MKLSLRARITVMFLGTVLGVGLALIGLVYAYLKLTPVPFMAQIPTPDEGLVIDGAVPIADEVLRRVLVASLTVLALLTAVAGVIGWFVAGLVIKPLRDFAHDAATVTRGDLSARISHQGPDDEVGELADALNAMLDELADALERQRRFASNASHELKTPIATIQTMADVALASGDAQVLRDTLGRVREVNARAADTVASLLQLANVDVRDRQELDLAALCRDIGRGQSVPVAAEALTVAASPTLVRQAVENMVRNGLTHGEDPSVTVAQVGRNAEITVESGGPQLDAAEVRTWVEPFARAQRTSGAGQGLGLAIVDAIAKAHGGSVELTPRAEGGLAVTLRLPA, from the coding sequence ATGAAGTTGAGCTTGCGGGCACGGATCACCGTGATGTTCTTAGGCACCGTCCTGGGCGTGGGGTTGGCGCTGATTGGCCTGGTGTACGCCTATTTGAAGCTCACGCCGGTGCCTTTCATGGCCCAGATCCCAACCCCGGATGAGGGGCTGGTCATCGACGGCGCGGTGCCGATTGCCGATGAGGTTCTGCGCCGCGTGCTGGTGGCCTCCCTGACCGTATTGGCGCTGCTCACCGCGGTCGCTGGGGTGATCGGTTGGTTCGTGGCTGGGCTCGTGATTAAGCCGCTTCGGGATTTTGCGCACGACGCCGCGACCGTCACCCGGGGTGACTTGAGTGCCCGCATCAGCCACCAGGGCCCTGATGACGAGGTGGGCGAGTTGGCGGATGCGCTGAACGCGATGCTCGACGAGCTGGCGGATGCCCTCGAGCGGCAACGCCGCTTCGCGTCGAACGCCTCCCACGAGCTGAAGACTCCGATCGCGACGATCCAGACGATGGCTGATGTGGCCCTGGCCAGTGGCGATGCGCAGGTGCTGCGGGACACCTTGGGGCGGGTGCGCGAGGTCAATGCACGGGCCGCCGATACCGTGGCTTCGTTGCTGCAGCTGGCGAACGTGGACGTCCGGGATCGCCAGGAGCTGGATTTGGCCGCGCTATGCCGTGATATCGGTCGTGGGCAGAGCGTGCCGGTGGCGGCGGAAGCGCTCACGGTGGCCGCCTCCCCCACCCTGGTGCGTCAGGCGGTGGAGAACATGGTGCGCAACGGGCTCACCCACGGCGAGGATCCGTCCGTGACGGTGGCACAGGTGGGTCGGAACGCGGAGATCACCGTGGAGTCAGGTGGGCCGCAGCTGGACGCGGCGGAGGTTCGCACGTGGGTGGAGCCCTTCGCCCGGGCGCAGCGGACCTCGGGGGCCGGTCAGGGCCTGGGGCTGGCGATCGTCGATGCAATTGCGAAGGCCCACGGCGGTTCGGTGGAACTGACTCCGCGGGCTGAAGGTGGGCTCGCCGTGACGCTGCGGCTGCCTGCTTAG
- a CDS encoding heavy metal translocating P-type ATPase, which produces MLKNFQRYWLVYLALVVLATTGALRLMEQPVAAQWLASVFIVAVILWVGADMIRDLLRGHTGLDILAVVSMTATLLVGEYVAGLIIVLMITGGEALEDYAQARAERNLTNLLNRAPQHALRLLSADSDEVEKIAVSDIAIGDVILVRPAEQIPVDGTLLSEHASVDESALTGEPLSVDKHTGDEVMSGSLAGQAALRLRADRVAADSQYQRIIDLVATAREEKAPVVRIADRFALPFTVFAVLLAAVAAFVAQDATRFAEVLVLATPCPLIIAAPVAFLGGLSRASERGMVVKGGGVLEQLATVRSAAFDKTGTLTSGRPQLEHIDTSNGWQEDEVLALAAAAERGSTHALAEGIMQAAEARGVTVPTATDFEEIATNGVAAEVGRHQVRVGKLSFIQQTDPAAHAAEVLSGETVAYVAVDGQFAGSLHMADQVRPEAGALIRWLRNQGVGKLAILTGDAEPTANAVAEKLGINEVHAGLLPKDKVELAGNLAPHPTMMVGDGINDAPVLAAADIGIALGVRGTTAAGEAADAVILKDSLAPLAEAIEIARHTLRTAKTSIIIGITLSVGLMLVAAFGYIPAVAGALLQEVVDLAAVLYALRALQAPVANLEGSAQR; this is translated from the coding sequence ATGCTTAAAAATTTCCAACGCTACTGGCTGGTCTACCTCGCGCTGGTAGTCCTGGCCACGACGGGCGCGCTCCGGCTGATGGAGCAGCCAGTCGCCGCACAGTGGCTCGCCTCAGTATTCATCGTGGCGGTCATCCTCTGGGTAGGTGCGGACATGATCCGCGACCTGCTGCGCGGGCACACCGGCCTGGATATCCTCGCCGTCGTGTCGATGACGGCCACCTTGCTGGTCGGTGAGTACGTCGCGGGCCTGATCATCGTCCTCATGATCACCGGGGGCGAGGCCTTGGAGGATTACGCGCAGGCCCGCGCGGAGCGCAACCTCACGAATCTTCTCAACCGCGCCCCGCAGCACGCACTCCGCCTGCTCTCGGCGGATTCCGACGAGGTCGAGAAGATCGCGGTGTCGGACATCGCGATCGGGGACGTCATCCTGGTCCGCCCAGCCGAGCAGATCCCGGTGGACGGCACGCTGCTTTCCGAACACGCCAGCGTGGACGAGTCCGCGCTGACCGGCGAGCCCCTCAGCGTCGATAAGCACACCGGCGACGAGGTGATGTCTGGCTCCCTGGCTGGCCAGGCGGCCCTTCGTCTGCGGGCGGATCGGGTGGCCGCGGATTCTCAATACCAACGGATCATCGACCTGGTGGCCACGGCCCGCGAGGAAAAGGCCCCGGTCGTGCGCATCGCCGACCGTTTCGCGCTCCCATTCACGGTCTTCGCCGTTCTCCTCGCCGCGGTGGCGGCGTTCGTCGCTCAGGACGCCACCCGCTTCGCCGAGGTGCTCGTGCTGGCCACCCCGTGTCCGCTGATCATCGCAGCCCCCGTGGCCTTCCTGGGTGGGCTGTCGCGCGCCTCTGAGCGGGGCATGGTGGTCAAAGGCGGTGGCGTGCTGGAACAGCTCGCCACGGTGCGCTCCGCCGCTTTCGACAAGACCGGCACCCTCACGTCGGGCCGGCCGCAACTGGAGCACATCGATACCAGCAATGGCTGGCAGGAGGACGAGGTTCTGGCTCTCGCCGCGGCAGCGGAGCGCGGTTCCACCCACGCGCTCGCCGAGGGGATCATGCAGGCCGCCGAGGCCCGTGGGGTCACCGTCCCCACTGCCACGGATTTCGAAGAAATCGCCACGAATGGTGTGGCTGCCGAGGTCGGTCGGCACCAGGTCCGGGTCGGCAAGCTGAGCTTCATCCAGCAGACCGACCCGGCTGCGCATGCGGCGGAGGTGCTATCCGGGGAGACGGTCGCCTATGTCGCGGTCGACGGCCAGTTCGCTGGATCACTGCACATGGCCGACCAGGTACGCCCGGAAGCGGGTGCGTTGATTCGCTGGCTACGCAACCAGGGTGTCGGCAAGCTCGCGATCCTCACCGGGGACGCGGAACCGACGGCAAATGCCGTGGCCGAAAAACTGGGAATCAACGAGGTCCACGCCGGGCTGCTGCCGAAGGACAAAGTGGAGCTGGCGGGCAACCTCGCTCCCCACCCGACGATGATGGTCGGCGACGGCATCAATGACGCCCCGGTGCTCGCCGCGGCAGACATCGGCATCGCCCTGGGCGTGCGGGGAACGACGGCGGCCGGCGAGGCCGCGGACGCCGTCATTCTGAAGGACAGCCTCGCTCCCCTGGCCGAGGCGATCGAGATCGCTCGGCACACGCTGCGGACCGCCAAGACCTCGATCATCATCGGTATCACGCTCTCGGTGGGGCTGATGCTGGTGGCGGCATTCGGGTACATCCCGGCGGTCGCGGGCGCCCTGTTGCAGGAGGTCGTGGACCTCGCGGCGGTCCTGTACGCGCTGCGGGCGCTACAGGCGCCAGTGGCCAATCTCGAGGGTTCCGCGCAGCGCTAG
- a CDS encoding trypsin-like serine protease yields the protein MKKFAASVAAGVVAAGALAIAPAGAMESKTFAGDTEEAKPVVSVRVDDSDPEEGVCTGTAIDPHWVITARHCIDAAAKPGGSVRIGQGDDQRVYKVDRHEAAPRGDIALLHTEQEINLETFAEVADEVPTGDVNIYGWSSDGSGGSTKLPSAKAKVRGDSPLALYEAPKALDVALKDGARIQPGDSGGAIFADGKVAGIMSAGLFEDPENPTEEEMKSNAAVSVAPVAEQADWIRGVIGGDAKGGDKKEDSSEPAAAASSEESGNTARNVGIGAGVVVLAAAGAWLLLRRRES from the coding sequence ATGAAGAAGTTCGCAGCTAGCGTGGCCGCCGGGGTGGTCGCAGCAGGAGCACTCGCCATCGCACCAGCCGGTGCCATGGAGAGCAAGACCTTCGCCGGGGACACCGAAGAGGCAAAGCCGGTCGTCTCCGTCCGCGTTGATGATTCTGACCCTGAAGAGGGCGTGTGCACCGGCACCGCCATCGACCCCCACTGGGTGATCACCGCCCGCCACTGCATCGACGCAGCCGCCAAGCCGGGCGGTTCGGTGCGCATCGGCCAGGGCGACGACCAGCGGGTGTACAAGGTGGACCGTCACGAGGCCGCCCCACGCGGGGACATCGCCCTGCTCCACACTGAGCAGGAGATCAACCTGGAGACCTTCGCTGAGGTCGCGGATGAGGTGCCCACCGGGGACGTCAACATTTACGGCTGGTCTTCCGATGGCTCCGGTGGTTCCACCAAGCTGCCGTCCGCTAAGGCAAAGGTCCGCGGTGACTCGCCGCTCGCGCTCTACGAGGCTCCGAAGGCCCTCGACGTTGCCCTGAAGGACGGTGCGCGCATCCAGCCGGGCGACTCCGGTGGTGCGATCTTTGCGGACGGCAAGGTCGCCGGCATCATGTCCGCCGGTCTCTTCGAGGACCCGGAGAACCCGACGGAGGAGGAGATGAAATCTAACGCCGCTGTCTCTGTGGCACCGGTGGCGGAGCAGGCCGACTGGATCCGCGGGGTCATTGGCGGTGATGCGAAGGGCGGCGACAAGAAGGAAGACTCTAGCGAGCCTGCAGCCGCGGCGTCCTCGGAGGAGTCCGGGAACACGGCCCGCAACGTCGGCATCGGAGCGGGCGTCGTCGTCCTCGCTGCGGCGGGTGCCTGGCTGCTGCTGCGCCGCCGCGAGTCCTAA
- a CDS encoding TIGR00730 family Rossman fold protein has product MSITDPESVITVSATVIRDPHGRVLCVRKEGSPYFQLPGGKPEAGESSAQAATREAAEEIGVELKEEDLSFLGIFSAQAANEKGFQVRSTVYTHPYTEALGQVAGGQAEIAETRWLDITTPEELDEQLAPLLAQRIGPALGRRINSVTVFTGAKTGTGEEYVAQAREFGQPLADRGITLVYGGGHVGLMGEIADGVLENGGHVVGVMPRHLVDEEIAHPGLSALLVVESMAERKQVMTDLADGFVALPGGVGTLDEVFEVWTGLQLGTHGKPVALCNSRFWQPLVTGLAAMVSEGFIRAADIDSLIVTEDAAETLERFEGWQPPRPRWS; this is encoded by the coding sequence GTGAGCATCACTGACCCCGAAAGCGTCATCACCGTCAGCGCCACCGTGATCCGGGACCCGCATGGCCGGGTGCTGTGCGTGCGCAAGGAGGGCTCGCCCTACTTCCAGCTGCCTGGCGGCAAGCCGGAGGCCGGCGAGTCTAGCGCGCAGGCCGCCACCCGGGAGGCCGCGGAGGAGATCGGCGTGGAGCTCAAGGAGGAAGACCTGAGCTTTCTGGGAATCTTCAGCGCGCAGGCCGCCAACGAAAAGGGCTTCCAGGTGCGCAGCACCGTCTACACCCATCCGTACACCGAGGCGCTGGGGCAGGTGGCCGGCGGCCAGGCGGAGATCGCGGAGACCCGGTGGCTGGACATCACGACACCCGAGGAGCTAGATGAACAGCTCGCCCCACTGTTGGCTCAGCGCATCGGGCCGGCGCTGGGCAGGAGGATCAACTCGGTGACCGTGTTCACCGGGGCCAAGACCGGCACGGGGGAGGAGTATGTGGCACAGGCCCGCGAGTTCGGCCAGCCGCTGGCGGACCGGGGCATCACCTTGGTCTACGGCGGCGGGCACGTCGGGCTGATGGGGGAGATCGCCGACGGCGTCCTAGAAAACGGTGGGCATGTGGTCGGCGTGATGCCGCGGCACCTGGTGGACGAGGAGATCGCCCACCCCGGGCTCTCCGCGCTGCTGGTGGTGGAGTCCATGGCCGAGCGCAAGCAGGTGATGACCGACCTGGCAGACGGCTTCGTCGCGCTACCGGGTGGGGTGGGCACCCTCGATGAGGTCTTCGAGGTATGGACCGGCCTCCAGCTCGGCACTCACGGCAAGCCGGTGGCGCTGTGCAACTCCCGGTTCTGGCAGCCGCTGGTCACGGGGTTGGCTGCGATGGTCAGCGAGGGCTTCATCCGCGCGGCGGACATCGATTCGCTGATCGTCACCGAGGACGCGGCCGAGACCCTGGAGCGCTTCGAGGGCTGGCAGCCGCCGCGCCCGCGCTGGTCCTAG
- a CDS encoding thiamine pyrophosphate-dependent enzyme translates to MAMTVGEMMVTALAEHGVSKVWGVVGDALNPITDAIRREDRIDWIGVRHEEAGAFAASAQAQLTGELGVVMGTVGPGAIHLLNGLYDAQKSHAPVLAIVGQVPQASIGTNFFQEVNNDRLFDDVSVFTATVTTAEQMPYLFEQAVNAAIAQSGVAVLSIPADVGGLTLPKEATIPRFAPKPTGSTPSADRIGEAVNALQSAEKVSLLVGRGAQNSREELLELAEILDSPMVLTLKGKEFLEDENPWQLGQSGLIGNPAAIKAMEESDTIFMIGTDFPYREWIPSGKQMIQLDINASHIGRRAQIDVALVGDATESLRLLIGALRSAGVEKDAKDWAEGLRERYERWLDGQKKLANPHFDETLLGKLRSLGDNPSKRIRPEGVATALDEVCADDAIFTSDTGMSTVWPSRLLPMRGTRRLIGSYNLGSMANALPMALGAQAEYPDRQVVAMAGDGGLMMLAGDLRTAVTYDLPITIVVFNNAKLGMVKLEMEQVGLPEYGTDLDNPDFAELGRAMGLESVQVSEPAELADALRTAVHSSKPYLVEVLTNPDEVSVPGEIEPSQVYGFARAKALELLPDVNFRK, encoded by the coding sequence ATGGCTATGACAGTTGGCGAAATGATGGTTACGGCCCTGGCCGAGCACGGGGTCTCCAAGGTCTGGGGCGTGGTGGGTGATGCCCTCAACCCCATCACGGACGCGATCCGGCGCGAGGATCGCATTGACTGGATCGGTGTGCGTCACGAGGAGGCCGGCGCCTTCGCGGCCTCTGCGCAGGCACAGCTCACCGGTGAACTCGGGGTGGTCATGGGCACCGTCGGCCCCGGCGCGATCCACCTGCTCAACGGGCTTTATGATGCTCAGAAGTCCCACGCGCCGGTGCTGGCCATCGTGGGCCAGGTCCCGCAGGCCTCCATCGGGACGAACTTCTTCCAGGAGGTCAACAACGACCGCCTCTTCGACGACGTCTCCGTCTTCACCGCGACGGTCACCACCGCCGAGCAGATGCCCTACCTTTTCGAGCAGGCCGTGAACGCCGCGATCGCGCAGAGCGGCGTGGCAGTGTTGAGCATTCCCGCCGATGTGGGCGGCCTGACTCTGCCCAAGGAGGCCACCATCCCACGCTTCGCGCCAAAGCCCACGGGGTCTACCCCGTCGGCTGATCGGATCGGCGAGGCAGTCAACGCGTTGCAGTCGGCGGAGAAGGTCTCGCTGCTGGTCGGCCGCGGGGCGCAGAACTCCCGTGAGGAGCTACTGGAGCTGGCAGAGATCTTGGACTCCCCGATGGTGCTGACACTTAAGGGCAAGGAGTTCCTGGAGGATGAGAACCCGTGGCAGTTGGGTCAATCAGGGCTGATTGGTAACCCGGCGGCGATTAAGGCCATGGAGGAATCCGACACGATCTTCATGATCGGCACGGACTTCCCCTACCGGGAGTGGATCCCCTCCGGCAAGCAGATGATCCAGCTGGATATCAACGCCAGCCACATCGGCCGCCGCGCCCAGATCGACGTCGCCCTGGTCGGTGACGCCACCGAAAGCCTCCGCCTGCTGATCGGCGCGCTGCGCAGCGCCGGCGTCGAAAAGGATGCGAAGGACTGGGCAGAAGGGCTGCGCGAGCGCTACGAGCGCTGGCTCGACGGGCAGAAGAAGCTAGCCAACCCGCACTTCGATGAAACACTGCTCGGCAAGCTGCGTTCGCTGGGCGATAACCCCAGCAAGCGGATCCGCCCGGAGGGTGTGGCCACCGCGCTGGACGAGGTCTGCGCCGACGATGCGATCTTCACCTCGGATACCGGCATGTCGACGGTGTGGCCCTCCCGGCTGCTGCCAATGCGCGGCACCCGGCGCCTGATCGGCTCCTATAACTTGGGCTCGATGGCCAACGCCCTACCAATGGCGCTGGGCGCGCAGGCGGAGTACCCAGACCGCCAGGTCGTGGCGATGGCAGGCGACGGCGGGCTAATGATGCTGGCAGGCGATCTACGCACCGCGGTGACCTACGATCTGCCGATCACCATCGTGGTGTTCAACAACGCAAAACTCGGAATGGTGAAGCTGGAAATGGAACAGGTTGGCCTACCGGAGTACGGTACTGACTTGGATAATCCAGACTTCGCTGAACTCGGCCGTGCCATGGGCTTGGAGTCGGTGCAGGTCTCCGAGCCAGCGGAACTGGCCGATGCCCTGCGCACTGCTGTGCACTCCTCCAAGCCCTACTTGGTCGAGGTTCTCACCAACCCGGACGAGGTGTCGGTGCCGGGTGAAATCGAGCCCTCCCAGGTTTATGGTTTCGCCCGGGCGAAGGCGCTAGAGCTGCTGCCGGATGTGAATTTCCGGAAGTAG
- a CDS encoding DUF262 domain-containing protein: protein MIKSANQYPVHNLFSHNGNVLYKVPPYQREYSWHKPQWEDLFEDLIDAEGPHFLGTIITLDQTTDTLAENILQVVDGQQRLTTLTLLLAAVYSVLKENIDELDEDTRTDVANLGRLLVLKGGGQTRVTPQKQGHNLSDYLKVLEEAGLPVEGERKPYYPSRKIAKCYQHFRSAIQKLAESEEVTEPEAALRVYEAAIHAVIVKIEVDSHADAFVLFESLNNRGMPLSPVDLIKNHLLAESEKKHVMNVDQAFKHWNEMLTSLGDSYSTQERFLRHYYNAFKSELPDVPNAYVATKSNLIRIYEKVLGQDLMSVVDSLVAASKVYGRINCVVENDQSTSMDRAFRRLMRAQGAPSYVLLLWLITKQGELELTDSHIEKVTDLLTSFFVRRNLTGYPPTYALAKLFMTMIGDLGYARGDAVVALIGEKLDAVSASDEEFHKRLLGPIYEENTDVARFALSTLAEDAMTRETRVDLWRQEKNRFVWTIEHILPQGDNLPLAWQEMLGGDALAAEEQEKHKHRLGNLTITAYNSTLGNKSFIEKRDRKDSKGRYIGYKNGLALNAELADRSAWTGEDIERRTQELASRVVERFPLAGKAH from the coding sequence TTGATTAAATCCGCTAACCAATATCCGGTGCACAATCTTTTCAGCCATAACGGCAATGTGCTGTACAAGGTTCCGCCCTATCAGCGTGAATACTCATGGCATAAGCCACAGTGGGAGGACCTCTTTGAGGATCTCATCGATGCTGAAGGTCCGCATTTCCTCGGTACTATCATCACGCTTGATCAGACCACGGACACTCTTGCGGAGAACATTCTCCAGGTCGTCGACGGCCAGCAACGTCTCACGACGCTGACGCTCCTGTTGGCAGCGGTGTATTCGGTGCTGAAGGAGAACATCGACGAGCTCGACGAAGACACTCGAACCGATGTCGCCAATCTAGGGCGGCTATTGGTGCTCAAGGGTGGTGGACAGACACGGGTGACTCCCCAGAAACAGGGGCACAACCTGTCTGACTACCTCAAGGTGCTCGAGGAGGCTGGGCTACCAGTTGAAGGCGAACGGAAGCCTTACTACCCCAGCCGGAAGATAGCGAAGTGCTACCAACACTTTCGTTCGGCAATCCAGAAACTCGCTGAGAGTGAAGAGGTGACCGAACCTGAAGCGGCACTCCGGGTGTATGAGGCGGCAATTCATGCCGTTATTGTCAAGATCGAGGTTGACAGCCACGCTGATGCTTTCGTTCTTTTCGAATCCCTCAACAATCGCGGGATGCCGCTGTCCCCGGTGGATTTGATCAAGAACCACCTCCTGGCTGAGTCCGAGAAGAAGCACGTCATGAACGTCGACCAGGCATTCAAGCACTGGAACGAGATGCTAACCAGCCTTGGCGATAGCTATTCCACGCAAGAGCGTTTTCTGCGGCACTACTACAACGCTTTCAAGTCGGAGCTGCCGGATGTGCCGAATGCATATGTCGCGACGAAGTCCAACCTCATCCGGATCTATGAAAAGGTACTGGGACAGGATCTTATGAGTGTGGTTGATTCTCTCGTAGCGGCGAGCAAAGTCTACGGGCGTATCAACTGTGTAGTGGAGAACGATCAGTCAACCTCGATGGACAGGGCGTTTCGGCGACTCATGCGAGCCCAAGGCGCGCCGTCCTATGTATTACTGCTGTGGCTCATTACTAAGCAGGGGGAGCTGGAGCTGACCGACTCTCACATTGAGAAGGTCACGGACCTACTCACCAGCTTCTTCGTTCGTCGTAATTTGACCGGCTACCCGCCGACCTATGCTCTCGCGAAGCTGTTCATGACGATGATCGGGGACCTGGGTTACGCACGTGGAGATGCCGTGGTGGCACTGATAGGCGAAAAGCTGGATGCGGTGTCAGCATCGGATGAGGAGTTCCATAAACGCCTCCTTGGCCCTATTTATGAGGAGAACACCGACGTCGCCCGATTTGCCCTGAGCACGCTCGCCGAGGACGCGATGACTCGGGAAACCAGAGTTGACCTGTGGCGACAGGAAAAGAATCGTTTCGTGTGGACGATTGAGCACATCCTTCCCCAGGGAGATAATTTGCCGCTCGCGTGGCAGGAAATGCTCGGTGGCGACGCCCTAGCTGCTGAAGAGCAGGAAAAGCACAAGCATCGGCTTGGTAACCTCACTATCACGGCTTATAACAGCACTCTGGGAAACAAATCCTTCATCGAGAAGCGCGATCGTAAGGACTCTAAGGGAAGGTATATCGGGTATAAGAATGGTCTCGCTCTAAACGCGGAGCTGGCTGACCGTTCTGCGTGGACCGGGGAGGACATCGAACGTCGTACCCAGGAGCTGGCGTCGAGGGTGGTGGAACGCTTTCCGCTCGCGGGGAAGGCACACTAA